The following are encoded together in the Streptomyces sp. NBC_01465 genome:
- the oxc gene encoding oxalyl-CoA decarboxylase, which yields MTAQSGTAATDTAATTDATAELTDGYHLVVDALKLNDVETIYGVVGIPITDLARLAQAEGIRYIGFRHESNAAHAAAAAGYLTKKPGICLTVSAPGFLNGLVGLANATTNCFPMVQISGSSERHLVDLKQGDYEEMDQVAAAQQFCKAAYRINRVEDIGRGIARALRTAVSGRPGGVYLDIPAAVLGSIMDKDTGAKTLSRLVDPAPRQLPAPEAVDRAIELLAHAERPLVVLGKGAAYAQADDRIREFVESTGIPYVPMSMAKGLLPDDHPQSVATARSLALRKADVVMLVGARLNWLLGHGEAPQWNPDAQFIQVDIEPRELDSNQPIAAPLVGDVESVLEALAERAKPGQISAPTAWREELASRSAQNVEKMAARLAADPHPMQFMGALRAVRDVLRDNQHAYLVNEGANALDIARNVIDMHVPRHRLDVGTWGVMGIGMGYAIAAAVETGQPVIAVEGDSAFGFSGMELETICRYGLPVTTVIMNNGGVYRGNDVNPLDDAPAPTTLMLTARHDLMIEAFGGKGHRATTPAEVTAALTEALASGGPALIDCAIDPGAGTESGHIAHLNPKGITVGNIAPAKK from the coding sequence ATGACAGCCCAATCCGGAACCGCTGCGACGGACACCGCGGCGACCACCGACGCAACGGCCGAGCTCACCGACGGGTATCACCTGGTCGTCGACGCACTGAAGCTGAACGACGTCGAGACCATCTACGGGGTCGTCGGCATCCCCATCACGGACCTGGCCAGGCTCGCCCAGGCCGAGGGCATCCGCTACATCGGCTTCCGCCACGAGTCCAACGCCGCGCACGCCGCAGCAGCAGCCGGCTACCTCACCAAGAAGCCGGGCATCTGCCTCACGGTCTCCGCGCCCGGTTTCCTCAACGGCCTTGTGGGCCTGGCCAACGCCACCACCAACTGCTTCCCCATGGTGCAGATATCGGGCTCCAGCGAGCGCCACCTCGTCGACCTCAAGCAGGGCGACTACGAGGAGATGGACCAGGTCGCCGCGGCCCAGCAGTTCTGCAAGGCCGCGTACCGGATCAACCGGGTCGAGGACATCGGCCGGGGGATCGCCCGCGCCCTGCGCACCGCCGTCTCCGGCCGCCCCGGTGGTGTGTACCTCGACATCCCCGCTGCCGTACTCGGCTCCATCATGGACAAGGACACCGGCGCCAAGACGCTCAGCCGGCTCGTCGACCCCGCCCCCCGCCAACTGCCCGCCCCCGAGGCCGTGGACCGGGCCATCGAGCTGCTTGCCCACGCCGAGCGGCCGCTGGTGGTGCTCGGCAAGGGCGCGGCCTACGCGCAGGCCGACGACCGGATCCGCGAGTTCGTCGAGTCGACCGGCATCCCGTACGTACCCATGTCGATGGCCAAGGGCCTGCTGCCCGACGACCACCCGCAGTCCGTGGCGACGGCCCGCTCCCTCGCGCTGCGCAAGGCCGACGTCGTGATGCTGGTCGGCGCCCGCCTCAACTGGCTGCTCGGCCACGGCGAAGCACCGCAGTGGAACCCCGACGCGCAGTTCATCCAGGTCGACATCGAGCCCAGGGAACTGGACAGCAACCAGCCGATCGCAGCCCCGCTGGTGGGCGACGTCGAGTCCGTACTGGAAGCGCTCGCCGAACGCGCCAAGCCGGGCCAGATCTCCGCCCCCACCGCCTGGCGCGAGGAACTCGCTTCGCGCTCCGCGCAGAACGTCGAGAAGATGGCCGCGCGCCTGGCCGCCGACCCGCACCCCATGCAGTTCATGGGCGCGCTGCGCGCCGTCCGCGACGTACTCCGCGACAACCAGCACGCCTACCTGGTCAACGAGGGCGCCAACGCCCTGGACATCGCGCGCAACGTCATCGACATGCACGTCCCGCGCCACCGCCTCGACGTCGGCACCTGGGGCGTGATGGGCATCGGCATGGGGTACGCGATCGCCGCCGCGGTGGAGACCGGGCAGCCGGTGATCGCCGTCGAGGGCGACAGCGCCTTCGGGTTCAGCGGCATGGAGCTGGAGACGATCTGCCGCTACGGGCTCCCCGTCACCACCGTGATCATGAACAACGGCGGTGTGTACCGCGGCAACGACGTGAACCCCCTCGACGACGCCCCGGCCCCCACCACCCTGATGCTCACCGCCCGCCACGACCTGATGATCGAGGCGTTCGGCGGCAAGGGCCACCGCGCGACCACCCCCGCCGAGGTCACCGCCGCACTCACCGAGGCGCTCGCCTCCGGCGGCCCCGCCCTCATCGACTGCGCCATCGACCCCGGTGCCGGTACCGAGAGCGGCCACATCGCCCACCTCAACCCCAAGGGCATCACCGTCGGCAACATCGCGCCGGCAAAGAAGTAA
- the frc gene encoding formyl-CoA transferase, with the protein MSEKPLAGIKVIDFTGVQAGPACTQMLAWFGADVIKVERPQGGDVTRNQLRDIPELDALYFTMLNSNKRSLAINTKTPEGKEVMEKMIREADILVENFAPGAMDRMGLGWDHIHELNPRLIFGSVKGFNDSSSWSDLKVYENVAQAAGGAASTTGFWDGPPTISGSALGDSNTGMHLMIGLLTAVIQRNATGVGQKVSVSMQDACLNLTRVKLRDQQRLEKIGYLEEYPQYPHGEFGDAVPRGGNAGGGGQPGWILKCKGWETDPNAYIYFTVQEQNWKRTAEAIGHPEWVDDPEYNTAKARQPHIMDIFGEIEKWLADKTKYEAVDILRKWEVPCAPVLSMKELAEDPDMRKSGTIVEVEQKERGTYLTVGSPIKFSGFTPDITGAPLLGEHTDEVLAGLGYDADAIRALHEGKVVV; encoded by the coding sequence ATGTCTGAAAAGCCGCTCGCCGGAATCAAGGTGATCGACTTCACCGGGGTCCAGGCCGGTCCCGCCTGCACCCAGATGCTCGCCTGGTTCGGAGCCGACGTCATCAAGGTCGAGCGCCCGCAGGGCGGCGACGTGACCCGCAATCAGCTGCGGGACATCCCCGAGCTCGACGCCCTGTACTTCACCATGCTGAACAGCAACAAGCGCTCCCTGGCCATCAACACCAAGACCCCCGAGGGCAAGGAGGTCATGGAGAAGATGATCCGCGAGGCGGACATCCTGGTGGAGAACTTCGCGCCCGGCGCCATGGACCGGATGGGCCTCGGCTGGGACCACATCCACGAGCTCAACCCGCGCCTCATCTTCGGCTCGGTCAAGGGGTTCAACGACTCCTCGTCCTGGTCCGACCTCAAGGTGTACGAGAACGTCGCCCAGGCCGCCGGTGGTGCCGCGTCCACCACCGGCTTCTGGGACGGCCCGCCCACCATCAGCGGTTCGGCCCTCGGCGACAGCAACACCGGAATGCACCTGATGATCGGCCTGCTGACCGCGGTCATCCAGCGCAACGCGACGGGCGTCGGCCAGAAGGTCTCGGTTTCCATGCAGGACGCCTGCCTCAACCTGACCCGCGTCAAGCTCCGCGACCAGCAGCGCCTGGAGAAGATCGGCTACCTGGAGGAGTACCCGCAGTACCCGCACGGCGAGTTCGGCGACGCGGTCCCGCGCGGCGGCAACGCGGGCGGCGGCGGCCAGCCGGGCTGGATCCTGAAGTGCAAGGGCTGGGAGACCGACCCCAACGCGTACATCTACTTCACGGTCCAGGAGCAGAACTGGAAGCGCACCGCCGAGGCCATCGGCCACCCCGAGTGGGTCGACGACCCCGAGTACAACACCGCCAAGGCCCGCCAGCCGCACATCATGGACATCTTCGGCGAGATCGAGAAGTGGCTCGCCGACAAGACGAAGTACGAGGCGGTCGACATCCTGCGCAAGTGGGAGGTCCCCTGCGCGCCCGTCCTGTCCATGAAGGAGCTCGCCGAGGACCCGGACATGCGCAAGAGCGGCACGATCGTCGAGGTCGAGCAGAAGGAGCGCGGCACCTACCTGACCGTGGGCAGCCCCATCAAGTTCTCCGGATTCACCCCCGACATCACCGGCGCACCGCTGCTCGGCGAGCACACGGACGAGGTCCTCGCCGGACTCGGTTACGACGCGGACGCCATCCGCGCCCTGCACGAGGGCAAGGTCGTCGTCTGA
- a CDS encoding PAS domain-containing protein — protein MEELNAGVVLAMAAEAPDGIVIVDSEGLIRYWNQGAERIFGYTAAEITGRGLDVIIPEKHRKRHDDGFTAAMASGTSRYGADDLLAVPALTADGTTVSIEFSVVLLTDADGKASHVGAVIRDVTARRAQEKEIRRRLLETAPAGTTP, from the coding sequence ATGGAAGAGTTGAACGCAGGCGTCGTCCTCGCGATGGCAGCCGAAGCGCCCGACGGCATCGTGATCGTCGACAGCGAAGGACTGATCCGCTACTGGAACCAGGGGGCGGAGCGGATCTTCGGGTACACGGCGGCCGAGATCACGGGCCGAGGCCTGGACGTGATCATCCCCGAGAAGCACCGCAAGCGACACGACGACGGCTTCACCGCGGCCATGGCCTCGGGCACCTCCCGGTACGGGGCGGACGACCTCCTCGCGGTCCCCGCACTCACCGCGGACGGCACCACCGTGTCGATCGAGTTCAGCGTGGTCCTGCTGACCGACGCCGACGGAAAGGCCTCGCACGTCGGCGCGGTCATCCGCGACGTCACGGCGCGCAGGGCGCAGGAGAAGGAGATCCGCCGCCGACTGCTGGAAACGGCACCGGCCGGCACGACGCCCTGA
- the qcrB gene encoding cytochrome bc1 complex cytochrome b subunit: MSGSIERTQHSGRSEPPGRGERLADWADSRVGLRQIAKANLRKIFPDHWSFMLGEICLYSFIVLILTGIYLTLFFEPSGAEVVYHGSYAPLNGVRMTRAYESTVDISMDVRGGLLIRQIHHWAALVFVAGMLLHMMRVFFTGAFRKPREVNWLLGWTLLMLALITGLTGYSLPDDLLSGTGIRFAQGAILSVPVVGTYLSFFLFGGEFPGHDIIERLYPVHVLLLPGIMLGLVVAHLILVFYHKHTQFAGPGRTEKNVVGAPFMPIYMAKAGGMFFLVFGVLSVMGAIASINPVWLMGPYRPDYVSTGAQPDWYLGFSEGLIRVMPGWEINAWGHTLQLGVFIPFSLFPLIMMLIAVYPFIEAWVTGDRDEHHIAERPRNAPTRTALGAAWLALYAVLLIGGGNDLWATRFHLSINSITWFVRIAFFLAPVVAFVVTRRFCQGLQLRDRELALHGRESGTLKRLPHGEFVEVHEPLTQAQLHKLTAHEQPRPFELGPLVDANGVVRKVKRSDRLRARLAHAMYGPGSQVPKVTVEEYKALDGGDQHH, translated from the coding sequence ATGAGCGGAAGCATCGAGCGCACCCAGCACAGCGGAAGGTCCGAACCGCCGGGCAGGGGCGAGCGGTTGGCGGACTGGGCGGACAGCCGTGTCGGTCTGCGGCAGATCGCCAAGGCCAATCTGCGCAAGATCTTCCCCGACCACTGGTCCTTCATGCTGGGCGAGATCTGCCTCTACAGCTTCATCGTGCTGATCCTCACCGGGATCTATCTGACCCTCTTCTTCGAGCCGAGCGGCGCGGAAGTCGTCTACCACGGTTCGTACGCGCCCCTCAACGGCGTCCGGATGACCCGGGCCTACGAGTCCACCGTCGACATCAGCATGGACGTGCGCGGCGGGCTGCTCATCCGGCAGATCCACCACTGGGCCGCACTCGTCTTCGTCGCCGGGATGCTCCTGCACATGATGCGGGTGTTCTTCACCGGCGCCTTCCGCAAGCCGCGCGAGGTCAACTGGCTGCTCGGCTGGACCCTGTTGATGCTCGCCCTGATCACCGGCCTCACCGGCTACTCGCTCCCCGACGACCTGCTCTCCGGCACCGGCATCCGCTTCGCGCAGGGCGCGATCCTCTCGGTCCCGGTGGTCGGGACGTACCTCTCCTTCTTCCTCTTCGGCGGGGAGTTCCCGGGGCACGACATCATCGAGCGGCTCTACCCGGTCCATGTGCTGCTGCTGCCCGGGATCATGCTGGGCCTGGTCGTCGCCCATCTGATCCTGGTCTTCTACCACAAGCACACCCAGTTCGCCGGGCCCGGACGTACGGAGAAGAACGTGGTCGGGGCGCCCTTCATGCCCATCTACATGGCCAAGGCGGGCGGCATGTTCTTCCTCGTCTTCGGGGTGCTGTCCGTGATGGGCGCGATCGCCTCCATCAACCCGGTCTGGCTGATGGGCCCCTACCGCCCCGACTACGTCTCCACCGGAGCCCAGCCCGACTGGTACCTGGGATTCTCCGAAGGGCTGATCCGGGTGATGCCGGGATGGGAGATCAACGCCTGGGGTCACACCCTGCAGTTGGGCGTCTTCATCCCCTTCTCGCTCTTCCCGCTGATCATGATGCTGATCGCGGTCTATCCGTTCATCGAGGCGTGGGTCACCGGCGACAGGGACGAACACCACATCGCGGAGCGCCCGCGCAACGCACCGACCCGTACCGCGCTCGGAGCCGCCTGGCTCGCCCTGTACGCGGTCCTGCTGATCGGAGGCGGCAACGACCTGTGGGCCACACGCTTCCACCTCTCGATCAACTCGATCACCTGGTTCGTACGGATCGCCTTCTTCCTCGCCCCGGTCGTGGCCTTCGTCGTCACCCGCCGGTTCTGTCAAGGGCTTCAGCTCCGTGACCGCGAACTGGCCCTGCACGGACGGGAGAGCGGTACGCTCAAGCGGCTGCCGCACGGCGAGTTCGTGGAGGTCCACGAGCCGCTCACCCAGGCGCAGTTGCACAAACTGACCGCGCACGAGCAGCCCCGGCCCTTCGAGCTCGGTCCGCTGGTCGACGCCAACGGGGTCGTGCGCAAGGTCAAACGGTCCGACAGGCTCCGGGCCAGGCTCGCCCACGCCATGTACGGCCCTGGCTCCCAGGTCCCCAAGGTCACGGTCGAGGAGTACAAGGCGCTCGACGGAGGAGACCAGCACCATTGA
- a CDS encoding TetR/AcrR family transcriptional regulator gives MSPQQPQPSLTERRKAATQLDIARAAAALFAEQGPEATTAEEIAVRAGVALRTFYRYFRNKQDAIGPLLAAGGDAWRALLEDAQPGADLRTTLEQAVTATLSVTGEYGDEQFETTRGLLRAAEDDAALRAVWYRVNQESEERLVPVLARLAGKDADPLEVRLAAAAATNAIRIAMETWAATDAPATGTKRSPAALALRCLRELTGGMKWPAA, from the coding sequence GTGAGTCCCCAACAGCCCCAGCCGAGCCTGACCGAGCGACGCAAGGCCGCCACCCAGCTGGACATCGCCCGCGCCGCCGCGGCGCTCTTCGCCGAGCAGGGCCCCGAGGCCACCACCGCCGAGGAGATCGCCGTCCGGGCCGGGGTGGCGCTGCGCACCTTCTACCGGTACTTCCGCAACAAGCAGGACGCGATCGGCCCGCTCCTCGCGGCCGGCGGCGACGCCTGGCGGGCCCTCCTGGAGGACGCACAGCCGGGCGCCGATCTGCGGACCACCCTCGAACAGGCCGTCACGGCCACGCTCTCGGTGACGGGCGAGTACGGCGACGAGCAGTTCGAGACCACACGCGGGCTGCTGCGCGCGGCCGAGGACGACGCCGCGCTGAGGGCGGTCTGGTACCGGGTGAACCAGGAGTCGGAGGAGCGCCTCGTACCGGTCCTCGCCCGGCTCGCGGGCAAGGACGCCGACCCTCTCGAAGTACGCCTGGCCGCGGCCGCCGCCACCAACGCGATCCGCATCGCCATGGAGACGTGGGCGGCGACCGACGCCCCCGCGACCGGCACGAAGCGCTCCCCCGCCGCCCTCGCCCTGCGCTGTCTGCGCGAGCTGACGGGCGGCATGAAGTGGCCGGCTGCCTGA
- a CDS encoding SDR family NAD(P)-dependent oxidoreductase yields the protein MNRYGGRRVLITGGGSGIGQATALRVLAEGARVVAADVSEPGLRDTVAKAVAAGTADRLTTAVVNVADETSVRAGVAAVVETLGGLDVLVNAAGILRSSHTHETALADFEQVLRINLTGTFLMIRESLPALLAGNGPAVVNFSSTSATFAHPYMAAYAASKGGIQSMTHALASEYSKQGIRFTAVQPGSISSGMTDGSGASRQSVGPGLPEDADMSLFMKLAPAIGQGFAGPESVASVVALLGSDDGRFITGTEIRVDGGTHF from the coding sequence ATGAACCGTTACGGCGGCCGTCGCGTTCTCATCACCGGCGGAGGTTCCGGCATAGGCCAGGCCACCGCGCTGCGCGTCCTCGCGGAAGGCGCCCGTGTCGTGGCCGCAGACGTCAGCGAGCCGGGTCTGCGGGACACCGTGGCCAAGGCCGTCGCCGCGGGCACCGCCGACCGGCTGACCACGGCCGTCGTGAACGTGGCCGACGAGACTTCCGTACGCGCCGGGGTCGCCGCCGTCGTCGAGACCCTCGGCGGTCTGGACGTCCTGGTCAACGCGGCAGGCATCCTGCGCTCCTCGCACACGCACGAGACGGCGCTCGCCGACTTCGAGCAGGTGCTGCGGATCAACCTCACCGGCACGTTCCTGATGATCCGCGAGTCGCTCCCCGCCCTCCTGGCGGGCAACGGCCCCGCCGTCGTCAACTTCAGCTCGACCTCGGCGACGTTCGCGCACCCCTATATGGCGGCGTACGCGGCGAGCAAGGGCGGCATCCAGTCCATGACGCATGCACTGGCGAGCGAGTACAGCAAGCAGGGCATCCGCTTCACGGCCGTACAGCCGGGCTCCATCTCCTCCGGCATGACCGACGGCAGCGGCGCCAGCCGGCAGAGCGTCGGCCCCGGACTGCCCGAGGACGCCGACATGTCCCTGTTCATGAAGCTGGCCCCGGCCATCGGGCAGGGCTTCGCGGGCCCCGAGAGCGTGGCGTCCGTCGTCGCGCTGCTCGGTTCGGACGACGGCAGGTTCATCACCGGCACGGAGATCCGTGTCGACGGCGGCACACACTTCTGA
- a CDS encoding glucose 1-dehydrogenase: MIDLTGRTVLITGGARGIGADIARGAVAAGANVVVGDVLDEDGTALAAELGDRARYFHLDVTSEQDWQEAAAFTAAEFGALHGLVNNAGVSTGQPLDTETVEHFRKVIDINLTGVFIGLKTAIPAMKENGGGSIVNISSAAGLMGLAMTSSYGASKWAVRGLTKIAAVEQGVARIRVNSVHPGMTYTPMTAGVGIAQGEGNYPNAPMGRVGEPQEIADAVLFLLSDAASYVTGAELAVDGGWTTGPTVKYVMGQ, from the coding sequence ATCATCGATCTCACCGGCCGGACCGTCCTGATCACGGGCGGCGCCCGCGGCATCGGCGCCGACATCGCACGCGGGGCCGTCGCGGCCGGGGCGAACGTCGTGGTCGGCGACGTCCTGGACGAGGACGGCACGGCCCTGGCCGCCGAACTCGGCGACCGGGCACGCTACTTCCACCTCGACGTGACGTCCGAGCAGGACTGGCAGGAGGCGGCCGCCTTCACGGCCGCCGAGTTCGGCGCGCTGCACGGTCTCGTCAACAACGCCGGTGTCTCCACCGGGCAGCCCCTGGACACCGAGACCGTCGAACACTTCCGCAAGGTGATCGACATCAACCTCACGGGCGTCTTCATCGGCCTGAAGACGGCGATCCCCGCGATGAAGGAGAACGGTGGCGGCTCGATCGTCAACATCTCGTCCGCGGCAGGGCTGATGGGCCTCGCGATGACCTCGTCGTACGGCGCCTCCAAGTGGGCCGTACGCGGTCTGACGAAGATCGCCGCGGTCGAGCAGGGGGTGGCGAGGATCCGCGTCAACTCCGTCCACCCCGGCATGACGTACACCCCGATGACCGCCGGTGTCGGCATCGCGCAGGGCGAGGGGAACTACCCCAACGCACCGATGGGGCGGGTCGGTGAGCCGCAGGAGATCGCGGACGCGGTGCTGTTCCTGCTCTCCGACGCGGCGTCCTATGTGACGGGCGCGGAGCTGGCGGTGGACGGCGGCTGGACCACGGGCCCGACGGTGAAGTACGTCATGGGCCAGTGA
- a CDS encoding Ada metal-binding domain-containing protein, translating to MTRTYTLLGADGRPYLTTVPGTFGGYRPDRIYGRLDCWSARNAIARGGYTAQRVFFAHESDAVAAGYRPCAKCMPDAYAVWKAAEAADDRLAAYTDTAPSGRDLPQVAWSEADLASLRRAEPESLRTVAQVLDILSAAPGEPVSLSGLATELGLTSAELSGRLGYLSKWTFAERGRGNWPLLWADVPASSTTSECWYVATPEAARLWLEVTGP from the coding sequence ATGACACGCACGTACACCCTGCTGGGCGCGGACGGCCGCCCCTATCTGACGACCGTCCCGGGGACCTTCGGCGGATACCGTCCTGACCGCATCTACGGTCGTCTCGACTGCTGGTCGGCGCGGAACGCGATAGCCCGGGGCGGCTACACCGCCCAGCGCGTCTTCTTCGCGCACGAGAGCGATGCGGTCGCCGCCGGATACCGGCCCTGCGCCAAGTGCATGCCGGACGCCTACGCGGTCTGGAAGGCGGCGGAGGCCGCCGACGACCGGCTCGCCGCGTACACCGACACAGCGCCCAGCGGCCGGGACCTCCCGCAGGTGGCCTGGTCCGAGGCGGACCTGGCATCGCTGCGGCGCGCGGAGCCGGAGTCCCTGCGCACGGTGGCCCAGGTCCTCGACATCCTCTCCGCGGCTCCTGGCGAGCCCGTCTCCCTGAGCGGCCTCGCCACCGAGCTCGGCCTCACATCCGCCGAGTTGAGCGGTCGCCTCGGCTACCTGAGCAAGTGGACGTTCGCCGAGCGCGGCCGGGGCAACTGGCCCCTGCTCTGGGCCGACGTCCCCGCGAGCAGCACCACGAGCGAGTGCTGGTACGTGGCCACCCCGGAAGCCGCACGGCTGTGGCTCGAGGTCACTGGCCCATGA
- a CDS encoding VWA domain-containing protein: MIISKRLAAGVCALLAALTVGFSPIGAAADEPDAKPSPKVDLVLDVSGSMRTRDIDGQSRMTAAKQAFNEVLDAVPSDVQLGIRTLGANYPGNDRKTGCKDTAQLYPVGPLDRTEAKTAVATLAPTGWTPIGPALLKAADDLKGGDATRRIVLITDGEDTCAPLDPCEVARSIAAQGTHLVVDTLGLVPDAKIRKQLTCIAEATGGTYSSVQHTDELTGRVTQLVDRAADPVVVPVATEGAAQCTDAPQLKAGLYTDREKFSEHRWYRVDVLPGQELRASVSVAADREVNPDYGVLLRAVTLSGREIVRGEQSGTGRTDVISSGLRYPKAPQDDDDSEPTPETVCLQVSNSYSAPASVKTAPGLPVELTVDVVKAPDAASDVAAFGLGRGWWLLGALVLTGFVAGVLWGWISRWRVAVWRTN, encoded by the coding sequence ATGATCATAAGCAAACGGCTGGCCGCCGGGGTGTGCGCGCTGCTCGCCGCCCTGACCGTCGGCTTCTCCCCCATCGGGGCCGCAGCCGACGAGCCGGACGCCAAGCCGTCCCCCAAGGTCGATCTCGTGCTCGACGTCAGCGGTTCGATGCGGACGCGCGACATCGACGGCCAGTCGCGGATGACCGCCGCCAAGCAGGCCTTCAACGAGGTACTCGACGCGGTCCCCTCCGACGTCCAGCTCGGGATCCGCACCCTGGGCGCCAACTACCCGGGAAACGACCGCAAGACCGGCTGCAAGGACACCGCGCAGCTCTACCCGGTCGGCCCGCTCGACCGGACCGAGGCGAAGACCGCCGTGGCCACCCTGGCCCCCACGGGCTGGACGCCGATCGGGCCCGCGCTGCTCAAGGCGGCGGACGACCTCAAGGGCGGTGACGCCACCCGCAGGATCGTGCTCATCACCGACGGCGAGGACACCTGCGCCCCGCTCGACCCGTGCGAGGTGGCGCGTTCCATCGCCGCGCAGGGCACCCATCTGGTCGTCGACACGCTCGGCCTGGTCCCCGACGCCAAGATCCGCAAGCAGCTGACGTGCATCGCGGAGGCGACCGGCGGCACGTACTCCTCGGTGCAGCACACCGACGAACTCACCGGCAGGGTCACGCAGTTGGTGGACCGCGCCGCCGATCCGGTGGTCGTCCCCGTGGCGACCGAGGGCGCGGCGCAGTGCACGGACGCGCCGCAGCTGAAGGCCGGTCTGTACACCGACCGCGAGAAGTTCTCCGAGCACCGCTGGTACCGGGTGGACGTCCTTCCAGGACAGGAGCTGCGTGCCTCGGTGAGCGTCGCGGCCGACCGTGAGGTCAACCCCGACTACGGCGTGCTGCTGCGGGCGGTGACGCTCAGCGGCCGCGAGATCGTACGCGGCGAACAGTCGGGCACCGGCAGGACCGATGTGATCTCCTCCGGCCTGCGCTACCCCAAGGCACCGCAGGACGACGACGACAGCGAGCCGACGCCCGAGACGGTCTGCCTGCAGGTGAGCAACTCCTACTCGGCCCCCGCCTCGGTCAAGACCGCGCCCGGACTGCCGGTCGAGCTGACCGTCGACGTGGTGAAGGCCCCCGACGCGGCCTCCGACGTCGCCGCCTTCGGCCTCGGCCGCGGCTGGTGGCTGCTGGGCGCCCTGGTGCTCACGGGCTTCGTCGCGGGTGTGCTGTGGGGCTGGATCTCGCGCTGGCGCGTGGCCGTATGGAGGACCAACTGA
- a CDS encoding maleylpyruvate isomerase family mycothiol-dependent enzyme translates to MTKTGPDIRDAIRDTAAEIAALLRAAPGTGGAVPGSEWTVGEAAAHLALANRLMAELAAGHERSYGDGTPGSLAEANERSLAVFDERGAEPLAAMIETQAEAFLGAVEGNPVQGTIVTPLGPMSLDVLASYLLAHMLGHGWDLARALGRPHMLDRRRVELTLPFMLTAMPRVVDRAASAGLSAAFEVRLWGGSRFGAVFADGGVSVTEEPPARPDCTILTEPVDFLLMALGRRGPWGAMARGHVFTWGRKPWLAPRFPALFVAP, encoded by the coding sequence ATGACGAAAACCGGGCCGGACATCCGCGACGCGATACGTGACACCGCCGCAGAGATCGCCGCGCTGCTGCGGGCCGCCCCCGGCACCGGCGGTGCCGTCCCGGGGTCGGAGTGGACCGTGGGGGAGGCGGCGGCGCACCTGGCGCTGGCCAACCGGCTGATGGCGGAGCTGGCGGCGGGCCACGAGCGGAGTTACGGGGACGGCACGCCGGGGAGCCTGGCGGAGGCCAATGAGCGCTCGCTCGCCGTCTTCGACGAGCGGGGCGCGGAGCCGCTGGCCGCGATGATCGAGACGCAGGCGGAGGCGTTCCTCGGCGCGGTGGAGGGGAACCCGGTGCAGGGGACGATCGTCACCCCGCTGGGCCCGATGAGCCTGGACGTACTCGCCTCGTACCTGCTCGCCCACATGCTGGGCCACGGCTGGGACCTCGCCCGGGCGCTGGGGCGCCCGCACATGCTCGACCGGCGCAGGGTGGAGCTGACGCTGCCCTTCATGCTCACGGCCATGCCGAGGGTGGTCGACCGGGCGGCGAGCGCCGGGCTGAGCGCCGCCTTCGAGGTCCGGCTGTGGGGCGGCAGCCGGTTCGGTGCGGTCTTCGCGGACGGGGGCGTGTCGGTGACCGAGGAGCCGCCGGCCCGGCCGGACTGCACCATCCTCACCGAGCCGGTCGACTTCCTGCTCATGGCGCTCGGCCGGCGCGGGCCGTGGGGCGCGATGGCCCGCGGCCACGTCTTCACCTGGGGCCGCAAGCCCTGGCTCGCACCGCGCTTCCCCGCGCTGTTCGTCGCGCCCTGA